From a single Strix uralensis isolate ZFMK-TIS-50842 chromosome 25, bStrUra1, whole genome shotgun sequence genomic region:
- the GMEB1 gene encoding glucocorticoid modulatory element-binding protein 1 isoform X1, translating to MANAEVSVPVGDVVVVPSDGNEGENPEDTKTQVILQLQPVQQGIYQEGSEASAAVVAVETHTIHKLEEGIDPSTIETNEEIEIAYPITCGESKAILLWKKFVCPGINVKCVKFNDQLISPKHFVHLAGKSTLKDWKRAIRLGGIMLRKMMDSGQIDFYQHDKVCTNTCRSTKFDLLISSARAPVPGQQSVVQTPTSADGSITQIALSEESMEEGIEWNSALTAAVTMATEEGMKKDTDEISEDTLMFWKGIADVGLMEEVVCNIQKEIEEVLRGVQQRLGQSPFQMTDAAVLNNVAHTFGLMDTVKKVLDNRKNQTEQGEEQFLYTLADLERQLEEQKKLAKDQKAKSQTIQNVVLMPVSAPKPPKRPRLQRPASATVLSPSTPIQQPQFTVISPIAIAPVGQQFSVGNIPVATISQGSSPVTVHTLPSGSQLFRYATVVSSSKTSSSDTVTLHPSSSLALLSSAAMQDSGALANVAAVVNPVELVAMESGLTSTIQAVEGTSDDGQTIIEIDPAPDPEADTDESEGKAVILETELRTEEKVVGDVEDHQHQVHNVEIVVLED from the exons ATGGCGAATGCCGAAGTGAGCGTCCCTGTGGGTGATGTGGTGGTTGTACCAAGTGACGGAAACGAAGGGGAGAACCCGGAGGATACCAAAACCCAAGTGATCTTGCAGCTCCAGCCGGTGCAGCAAGG GATTTACCAAGAGGGCTCCGAGGCCAGCGCCGCCGTAGTGGCCGTCGAAACCCACACCATCCACAAGCTAGAAGAAGGGATCG ACCCCAGCACCATTGAAACGAACGAGGAAATCGAGATCGCCTATCCCATCACCTGTGGGGAGAGCAAAGCCATCCTGCTCTGGAAGAAGTTCGTCTGTCCAGGAATTAATGTCAAGTGTGTCAAG TTCAATGACCAACTGATCAGCCCAAAGCATTTTGTTCACCTGGCTGGGAAGTCTACCCTAAAGGACTGGAAGAGAGCCATTCGCCTCGGAGGAATCATGCTGAG AAAGATGATGGACTCGGGGCAAATCGACTTCTACCAGCATGACAAAGTTTGCACCAACACCTGTCGAAGCACCAAGTTTGATCTCCTGATCAGCAGCGCCAGAGCACCGGTGCCAGGGCAGCAGAGCGTGGTGCAGACTCCTACATCAGCCGACG GGAGCATCACCCAGATCGCGCTGTCGGAGGAGAGCATGGAGGAGGGGATCGAGTGGAACTCGGCTCTGACGGCTGCCGTCACCATGGCCACTGAGGAAGGCATGAAAAAGGACACGGATGAGATCTCGG AGGACACGCTGATGTTCTGGAAAGGAATAGCTGATGTGGGGCTGATGGAGGAGGTTGTATGCAACATCCAGAAGGAGATAGAAGAAGTCCTAAGAGGCGTCCAGCAGAGGTTGGGTCAGTCTCCCTTCCAGATGACAG ATGCTGCAGTCTTGAACAATGTTGCCCACACATTTGGCCTAATGGACACAGTCAAGAAGGTTCTGGACAACAGGAAAAACCAGACAGAGCAAGGAGAGGAGCAGTTTCTTTACACACTGGCAG ACCTGGAGCGGCAgctggaagagcagaagaaactTGCCAAGGACCAGAAGGCAAAGTCCCAGACCATTCAGAACGTGGTGCTGATGCCCGTCAGcgctcccaagccccccaagAGACCCCGCCTGCAGCGCCCAGCCTCCGCCACCGTCCTCAGCCCCTCCACCCCCATCCAGCAGCCTCAGTTCACCGTCATCTCACCCATCGCTATCGCACCCGTTGGACAACAGTTCTCCGTAGGCAACATCCCGGTGGCAACCATCAGCCAAGGCTCCAGCCCGGTGACTGTTCATACCTTGCCGTCTGGCTCTCAGCTCTTCCGATACGCCACCGTGGTGTCCTCCTCCAAGACCAGCTCCTCCGACACGGTCACCCTCCACCCGTCCTCCAGCCTGGCGCTGCTGAGCTCGGCCGCCATGCAGGACAGCGGTGCCCTGGCCAACGTGGCGGCCGTGGTCAACCCCGTGGAACTGGTGGCCATGGAGTCCGGCCTCACTTCCACCATCCAAGCCGTGGAGGGCACCTCGGACGACGGGCAGACCATCATAGAGATCGACCCGGCACCGGATCCAGAAGCGGACACGGACGAGTCAGAGGGCAAAGCTGTGATTCTGGAGACGGAGCTGAGGACTGAGGAGAAAGTGGTGGGAGATGTGGAGGACCATCAGCACCAGGTCCATAACGTGGAGATTGTGGTCTTGGAGGACTAG
- the GMEB1 gene encoding glucocorticoid modulatory element-binding protein 1 isoform X2, with the protein MNDPSTIETNEEIEIAYPITCGESKAILLWKKFVCPGINVKCVKFNDQLISPKHFVHLAGKSTLKDWKRAIRLGGIMLRKMMDSGQIDFYQHDKVCTNTCRSTKFDLLISSARAPVPGQQSVVQTPTSADGSITQIALSEESMEEGIEWNSALTAAVTMATEEGMKKDTDEISEDTLMFWKGIADVGLMEEVVCNIQKEIEEVLRGVQQRLGQSPFQMTDAAVLNNVAHTFGLMDTVKKVLDNRKNQTEQGEEQFLYTLADLERQLEEQKKLAKDQKAKSQTIQNVVLMPVSAPKPPKRPRLQRPASATVLSPSTPIQQPQFTVISPIAIAPVGQQFSVGNIPVATISQGSSPVTVHTLPSGSQLFRYATVVSSSKTSSSDTVTLHPSSSLALLSSAAMQDSGALANVAAVVNPVELVAMESGLTSTIQAVEGTSDDGQTIIEIDPAPDPEADTDESEGKAVILETELRTEEKVVGDVEDHQHQVHNVEIVVLED; encoded by the exons ATGAATG ACCCCAGCACCATTGAAACGAACGAGGAAATCGAGATCGCCTATCCCATCACCTGTGGGGAGAGCAAAGCCATCCTGCTCTGGAAGAAGTTCGTCTGTCCAGGAATTAATGTCAAGTGTGTCAAG TTCAATGACCAACTGATCAGCCCAAAGCATTTTGTTCACCTGGCTGGGAAGTCTACCCTAAAGGACTGGAAGAGAGCCATTCGCCTCGGAGGAATCATGCTGAG AAAGATGATGGACTCGGGGCAAATCGACTTCTACCAGCATGACAAAGTTTGCACCAACACCTGTCGAAGCACCAAGTTTGATCTCCTGATCAGCAGCGCCAGAGCACCGGTGCCAGGGCAGCAGAGCGTGGTGCAGACTCCTACATCAGCCGACG GGAGCATCACCCAGATCGCGCTGTCGGAGGAGAGCATGGAGGAGGGGATCGAGTGGAACTCGGCTCTGACGGCTGCCGTCACCATGGCCACTGAGGAAGGCATGAAAAAGGACACGGATGAGATCTCGG AGGACACGCTGATGTTCTGGAAAGGAATAGCTGATGTGGGGCTGATGGAGGAGGTTGTATGCAACATCCAGAAGGAGATAGAAGAAGTCCTAAGAGGCGTCCAGCAGAGGTTGGGTCAGTCTCCCTTCCAGATGACAG ATGCTGCAGTCTTGAACAATGTTGCCCACACATTTGGCCTAATGGACACAGTCAAGAAGGTTCTGGACAACAGGAAAAACCAGACAGAGCAAGGAGAGGAGCAGTTTCTTTACACACTGGCAG ACCTGGAGCGGCAgctggaagagcagaagaaactTGCCAAGGACCAGAAGGCAAAGTCCCAGACCATTCAGAACGTGGTGCTGATGCCCGTCAGcgctcccaagccccccaagAGACCCCGCCTGCAGCGCCCAGCCTCCGCCACCGTCCTCAGCCCCTCCACCCCCATCCAGCAGCCTCAGTTCACCGTCATCTCACCCATCGCTATCGCACCCGTTGGACAACAGTTCTCCGTAGGCAACATCCCGGTGGCAACCATCAGCCAAGGCTCCAGCCCGGTGACTGTTCATACCTTGCCGTCTGGCTCTCAGCTCTTCCGATACGCCACCGTGGTGTCCTCCTCCAAGACCAGCTCCTCCGACACGGTCACCCTCCACCCGTCCTCCAGCCTGGCGCTGCTGAGCTCGGCCGCCATGCAGGACAGCGGTGCCCTGGCCAACGTGGCGGCCGTGGTCAACCCCGTGGAACTGGTGGCCATGGAGTCCGGCCTCACTTCCACCATCCAAGCCGTGGAGGGCACCTCGGACGACGGGCAGACCATCATAGAGATCGACCCGGCACCGGATCCAGAAGCGGACACGGACGAGTCAGAGGGCAAAGCTGTGATTCTGGAGACGGAGCTGAGGACTGAGGAGAAAGTGGTGGGAGATGTGGAGGACCATCAGCACCAGGTCCATAACGTGGAGATTGTGGTCTTGGAGGACTAG